A window of Haloarcula marismortui ATCC 43049 genomic DNA:
GGAACTGGTTGACTGGCGCGAGGACGAGGGCGAGGAAGAAGCTGACGCCTAGAACTGCTGGCGTTCGAGCCAGAGGCCAGCAGCGGTCATAAACACGACGAACAGCCCAATTGCGCCGATGAGTGCATAGCCGCCCGTTGGCTCTACGGTTGACCCACTCAGATACATCTGTGAGGCGGTAACAGTTGCGCCGACGAACAGCACGACGGCGACCGCCGAGATGACGATTTGCAGGACCGTCTCCCGCTCGGTATCCATGCTCTGCGATTTCACAGGGCCGGCAAAAAGGGTATCGAAGCGCCGGAGCCCGCTGGCCGAGCCATTTAGGCCTGTGTAGCACCTACGTTTCAACTGGACACATTGGAAAATACAGCCGTGTCCGCACCTATGACGCTCATCGAGCCAACAGCCGACCGGCAGAGTACCGCACTTGCACCGGACCTCCGCTCCCTCCCGGACCGGGCCGCCCGCGCCTGGACCGAGCGCATGGCCGTTCGCCCACGAGCGGACAGCACGTATGCCGTGACGACGGAAAGCGACAGCACATACCTCGTCGACATCGCACAGCACGCCTGTTCCTGCCCGGACAACCGAATCCGCGGCGAGCACTGCAAACACCTCCGGCGCGTTGCCATCGAAATCACTGCACGGCGGGTCGCACCGCCCGGCAAGCAACGGGCGGTCTGTGACGCCTGTGGCACCGTTACCTTCGTCGCCGCGGACGCGGGAACGCCACACCTCTGTGGCAACTGCCGACTGGAAACCGGCGATATCGTGCGGGACCACGAGACGGACGACAGCCTCGTCGTTACGGCCGTCACCGACACGCCAGCCGACGACTGGACCATCGAGGCGACCGACGGGACAGTCGCCGACTACGACACCAACGACGGCTACCCGCCTGACGACCTCGTTGTGCTAGCGACGTATCTCTCCGACGCCGTCAGCGCGACTGAGCCACGAGAATACGCCTTTCCCCTGTCGCGGCTCCGCCGCGTCGAGGACGCCGAACTCGTCGGCAGTAAGACCCAGTAATCGAACGCCTGCGAACCGCTACTCCAGCATTGTCGCGGCTTCCTCTTTGTCGAGATCGCCGCGCTTGAAGGCCGACAGCACGTCCAGCACGCTCTGGTCGGGGCCGTCGTCGCCCACCTCGTCAAGCGTGACCTTCTCGGAGTTACCCACGAACTCGTCGAAGTCGGTCCCGTCGGAGAGGGCCTTCTCCTTCTTGACACGGTAGTTGCCGCCGTCGGTCGTGTGGAGGTCTGCCGGGTGGAAGAAGTACCAGTCCTCGCGGTCGAACCGGACGCCGATACGCGGCTTCGCGCCGAAGTTCCGGGCGAAAAACAGTAGCGCCTCGACCTCCTCGCCGGTGAGATAGATGGGGTCGCCGGCGCTGGATTTCGCCTCGATAGCGTAGAACGTCTCGCCGTCGCCCGAGAGCACGTCCGGCAGTTCCCGCTCGGTCGCGCTGCCGCTGGCTGGCGCGCGCATTACCGCAAAGCCCGCCTCGTCGAGTGCGTTGACCAGTTCGCGCTCGCGGCGGTCGCCCTTCGCGTTCGAGTTTGCCATTATCAGGTCGTGGAGCGTCGGGGGTAAAACCGTTCAGATACAGCCAGACCGTTCATTCCGTTCAAACGGGCGTCCATCGGTTTGACCTATCGCGGGGCATATACGCGCCAGTATCATCCCACGTCATGGAATGAGTCCGTACGTACCAGCGGAGACAGTAATGACAGTGGCGCGGAACGAGGGGCGACGCCGATGAGGCGGCGACGGTTCATCGCGACAGGCGCGGGCGTCGGAGTCGGTCTCTTCGCCGGCTGTTCCGGGTCGAGCGATTCCGGCGGGTCCGACGGAACCAGCGGTGACGGAACCAGCGACGGGGGCCCCACTGACGAGGACGCGATGACGAACGACGGTGGAACCGTCGGGACGTTCCGGTTGCTAATCAGCGACCAGCCGGCGGCTATCGGTGACTTCGATTCGCTCGACGTATCCTTCTCCAGAGCCCGCATCTTCCACGCGAAGGGCGACGAGGAGACGGACGAAGGCGACGACGCGACCGAGACCGAATCCACAGAAACGGCCACAGCAGAAGCAACCGGGACAGAGACGGCCGAAGCGACTGAGACAGCGGATGATGACGACACAGAGGATGAAACCGAAGCCGAAGGCGAGGACGAGGAAGCCGACGGAGGCGACAGCGGCTTCGAGGTTCGTGACCTCGACGGCGCAACCGTCGACCTTACCGAAGTCGTCGGGGACAAAGCCATCGGTGTCCTCGACGGCGAACTCGAAGCGGGCCGCTACAGCAAGATCGAACTGTACGCTGAATCCGTCGACGGGGTCGTCGACGGCGAGTCGGTCGACGTGAAGATTCCCAGCGAGAAGCTCCAGCTCACCAAGCCCTTCGAGGTCGTCGCCGGTGAATCGGTCGACTTCGTCTTCGACATCAACGTCGTCAAGAAGGGCAACGGCGGCTACAACCTCCTGCCGGTCATCTCGGAGAGCGGGGTCGCTGGCAAGGACGTTGATGTGGCGGAGGTTGGCAACGACGGTGCGGAAGACGGGGCTGACGATGCGGAAGGGGACAGCGACGATACCGACGATGACGAGGAGACCGAAGCCGAGACGACGGAGATTGACGAGACCGACCGCGACTCGGTGACGGAGTCGGACCAGCGCGGCAACGAAACGACGGCTGCCGAGTAGCGCTCAGTCTTCGATTCGCGACTCCAGTTCCTGTATGACCTCGTCGGTTGTGCCGCCGTCGCCGCGAACCGCCTGCGTGTAGCGCCTGTATTCCTTGGGGGACACCTCCACAGTCTTAGTTTCGCCTTTGTGCGAAATTTCCAGCTTCACGGTTCCGTGCGGGTCGTTGCGACGCCGGAAGCTTGCCATCGCCGTGAAGACGAACCAGAACGCCACGCACGTCCCGATAAAGTACGCCATCGTCGTCTCAAAGGCCAGTGTCTGCTCGCCGACCGTCCAGTTGTATGGATAGGCGGCCTGAAACAGTCCGATTCCGACCAGACAGAGGACCGCGCCGACGGCGACACCACTCTGTTCACGACGGCTTGAGGGAAGCACAGCGACGACACTCAGAAACATCGCGGGGATGCCAAGGCCACCCAGTGTCCCGCCGAGTTTCTCGGCGGCGTGGGGTTCAGTTGCGCCGACGACTGCCGACAGCGGGGTCGTCACCAGCAGTATCGCCACAACCACTGCCAGCGCGCCGACACCCCCCAGGGTCGCACCGGCAACGACGCGGCGAGGGTCGCGCCCCTCCCACCGCCGGTTGCTGTACGCGTCCCCGAGGTTCTCCATACCGGCCCGTTGGCACCCGGCCCACAAAACGGTACGTCAGACGCGCGTGCGACGCTGTGCGGCGGCCAGCGCGTCGTCGCCAGCAGCTGTCAACGTACCGAGATGGTCGCTGTCGACGCGTTCGAGCGAGGCGTCCGGAAGCTGCTGTGCGAGGGCGGTCCCCGTCGCCGGGGCAACGTTGGCGTCGTTTTGCCCCTGAAACACAGTAACCGGCACTGAAATGTCTTCGAGGGCAAACGGCCATGGCTGTGAGAGGAGTCGCTGCTCGCGGATGATCCCGCTTGGACCGCGTGCCATCGACGTGAGCATGTCCGCACGGACGACCCGGGCCACCTCGTCGGCTGTCAGGGCATCCGTTTCAGGCGTCTCCTCGGCAACGAACCCGACAGCGTAGGACGGATCCCGGCGGAGGGCGAACCATCGCTGCAGCCGGAAGAGTCGCCCGAGCGCCCACGGAGCGTGCCGGGACAGTGCCCCCACGAACTGCTGGACGCGCCCCGTCGCGCCGACTGACGGCGGGCCGCTGCTTCCCAGGAGTGCAACGCGCTGTATCTCGGGCAGTCGGTGACAGGTCAGCGCGAACGGGCCGCCGCCGGAAAAACCGATGGCTCCGGCCGTGTCGACATCGAGATGGGACAGGAGGTTCGCGGCGTCGTCCGGCCAGTCCTCGAACGTAACAGCTGCGTCTTCGGAGTTCCCGATGCCCGGCCGGTCCGGAGCGATGAGGTTGATGCCGCGTTCGCGAGCCGGCGCGGCGAGCAGCCGTGCGGCGACGTGTGATCCGGGGGTACCGTGACAAAAAAGGACCGGATAGCCGTCGGCGTCGCCGTAGGTGGCGTAGGCCAGCCGCCGACCGTCAGGGAGCGAGAGCGACTCGGTCTCGGAATCGTTCGGCAGCCAGTCGGTGGCCGGAATCGGCGGCGCGGACCCCATCCGTCGTTATTCGCTCTGGATGCGCGGCGCGAGCATATACGTGACCCGGCCCTGGCCTTCAGCGAAGCTGAAGTGCATCTTGACGGGGAACTCCTCACCGAGTTCCATCTCGACCTCGGCGTCTTTCGGGATGGCCTTGTTCATGTTCTTCAGGTAATCCAGCGAGAACAGGGAGTGGGCGTCCCCGGGCGTGAGGTCGATGAGGTCGTCGCGGGTGAGTTCGAGGTGGACATCGTCGGTGTCGCCCTCGGCGTCGACGTAGAACAGTTCATCGGTCGCGTCGACGCCCAGCGCGATGTGGTCGCTGACCATGTCCGCGGCGGTGACCGACCGGTCGATATCCTTCCCCTCGATGACGATATTCGCCGAGAGGTCGAGGTCCGGGAGGTCGGGCTCCTGCCGGATGGAGTCGGGGTCGATGAGCGCGAGCGTGTATTCGAGGCCGTCGATAGAGATGTGGAGTTTCCGCGTCTCCTCGTCCAGATCGAGGTGGACGAGCTGGCCGGCGTCGGCCATCCCGGCGATGTCTTCGAGGCGGGAGAGGTTGACGCCGATGAGTCCACCATCAGTCTCGTAGGACTCGAAGGCCGCCGCGTCGAGTCGCAGGTCGACCATTCCAACGTTTGCCGGGTCGACTGCCCGGATTTCCAGCCCGTCTTCTTCGAGGTGGATCTTGCACTCGTCCACCAGCACGCTCACAGAGTCGAGAGTCGCCTGGAGCGTGTCTGCGCTCACGATGGCGTTGAACATCTTGAACCGGACTATGCCCCCATCCATTAAAAAGTCCCTCATTGAAACCGCGTGCGCGCGAGCGACCGCGGACGAGAACGACAGTCGGCAGCGGCCCGTACTGTGCGTAATCAAGCCCAACCGGGAACAGACAGTGTGGCGCGCTCCGTCGTTGAACGGGTCAGGCTTCCGGTTCGAACACGTCGGGGTTTGCCGCCCCTTCGCGGTTGATGATGGCCATCGTGCCCTTGCGGGCGACCCGGGAGAGCGCGTGGTCGACCAGTTTGATGGGTCCAGGCACCTCGGCGTGGAGCGTGGCGATGGCACAGGACCCCGGCTTGACCGGCGTGGTCTGGACGTACCTGTTCGGCGGCCCGGCGATAGAGCCCTGCTGCCAGACCTCGTCCCAGACGGACCCGATGGGGTGGAAACTGGAGTCGAGGTTCGGGCCGCCGGTCACGAAGTACACCCGGGCTGTCTCACCCACCTGCATGCTCGGCGAACCGTGTCGGTCCGGCGTGATGGCGTACTTTTCGCCGTTCATCAGGACGTACGTCGGCTCTTCGGCCGCCATCGCCTCCATGTCGAAGTCGTGGTGCCCCTTCTCGCCGGTGTCGCCGGTAGTGTACAGTTCGTGTTGGCCGAAGTAGAACTCGTGGTCCACTTCGGGGAGCCCCTCTTTCGGCTCGACGAGTATCATCCCGAACATCCCCGAGGAGATGTGCATATCGAGGTTCGGGACGGCACAGTGGTAGATGAACGCGCCGGGGTAGGTAGCCTTGAACCGGAACGTCTTGGTCTGGCCCGGCGTGACCATCGACGCCTCAGCACCGCCACCGGGGCCGCGGACGGCGTGGAGGTCGATGTTGTGGGGCATCGAGTTCCCCTCCTCGTTCGTGATGGTGAGTTCGACGGTGTCGCCCCGGCGAACCCGAATCATCGGGCCGGGGATCTGGTCGCCGAACGTCATGTACGTGTAGGTGACGCCCGGCTCGATCTCTGCGACCTGCTCTTTGGTGGTCATCTCGACCGACACGGTCTTTGGCTCCGACCGGTCGATGGGGTCCGGGATCGCGGTCGGGTCCGCGGCAATACGGTCGACGTCGGTCTGTTGTGCGGCGTTCATAGCTGGCTCCTGTGGAGTCGTCTCCGCTTCGGTCGCTTGCTCTTTTGCGCCTGGCGCGCTGGCACAGCCCGCGAGTGCGGCCGTGCCGACGCCCAGGGCTTCTAACACCCGCCTCCGCGTCGCCGTCGGAATGGTTGACATGGGGAGGTCACTTCCTACAGATTGGACTCAGTGCGTGACCTGTATATATGGGGCCGGCAGATCTCAGCCGCTGAGACGCGTTCTTACGCGGTAAGAACGACAGTGAACGTGTTCGGGTCGGTGGTAAAGCATGGCGTCTAGAACCGGTAGCATATCTTAATTTCTAGATATGACAACCGACTGGCGACTGTCGTGCAGTAGCTCGGCCGGAAACTTCGAGTCGGCATCCATTTGAGCGCTGACCGTCTCCGTGATACTATGAATACGAGTTCGCCATATTTCGGCAGTCGAGACGCTCCCGGTGTGTGGTAACCATGTCGGGCAAAGACGACTACTACAACAGAGCGAAGCAGGAAGGGTACCGCGCGCGGTCGGCGTACAAACTGCAGCAGTTAGACGACACGGCCGGCCTCCTCGGCGAGGGGCGGACCGTCGTTGACCTCGGTGCTGCACCCGGCGGCTGGATGCAGGTCGCGGCCGAGCGCATCGGCGAACGCGGGACGCTTGTCGGCGTCGACCGCCAGACAA
This region includes:
- a CDS encoding SWIM zinc finger family protein, giving the protein MTLIEPTADRQSTALAPDLRSLPDRAARAWTERMAVRPRADSTYAVTTESDSTYLVDIAQHACSCPDNRIRGEHCKHLRRVAIEITARRVAPPGKQRAVCDACGTVTFVAADAGTPHLCGNCRLETGDIVRDHETDDSLVVTAVTDTPADDWTIEATDGTVADYDTNDGYPPDDLVVLATYLSDAVSATEPREYAFPLSRLRRVEDAELVGSKTQ
- the nirK gene encoding copper-containing nitrite reductase; this encodes MSTIPTATRRRVLEALGVGTAALAGCASAPGAKEQATEAETTPQEPAMNAAQQTDVDRIAADPTAIPDPIDRSEPKTVSVEMTTKEQVAEIEPGVTYTYMTFGDQIPGPMIRVRRGDTVELTITNEEGNSMPHNIDLHAVRGPGGGAEASMVTPGQTKTFRFKATYPGAFIYHCAVPNLDMHISSGMFGMILVEPKEGLPEVDHEFYFGQHELYTTGDTGEKGHHDFDMEAMAAEEPTYVLMNGEKYAITPDRHGSPSMQVGETARVYFVTGGPNLDSSFHPIGSVWDEVWQQGSIAGPPNRYVQTTPVKPGSCAIATLHAEVPGPIKLVDHALSRVARKGTMAIINREGAANPDVFEPEA
- a CDS encoding DUF7472 family protein; amino-acid sequence: MDTERETVLQIVISAVAVVLFVGATVTASQMYLSGSTVEPTGGYALIGAIGLFVVFMTAAGLWLERQQF
- a CDS encoding DNA polymerase sliding clamp, with product MFNAIVSADTLQATLDSVSVLVDECKIHLEEDGLEIRAVDPANVGMVDLRLDAAAFESYETDGGLIGVNLSRLEDIAGMADAGQLVHLDLDEETRKLHISIDGLEYTLALIDPDSIRQEPDLPDLDLSANIVIEGKDIDRSVTAADMVSDHIALGVDATDELFYVDAEGDTDDVHLELTRDDLIDLTPGDAHSLFSLDYLKNMNKAIPKDAEVEMELGEEFPVKMHFSFAEGQGRVTYMLAPRIQSE
- a CDS encoding DUF7139 domain-containing protein is translated as MENLGDAYSNRRWEGRDPRRVVAGATLGGVGALAVVVAILLVTTPLSAVVGATEPHAAEKLGGTLGGLGIPAMFLSVVAVLPSSRREQSGVAVGAVLCLVGIGLFQAAYPYNWTVGEQTLAFETTMAYFIGTCVAFWFVFTAMASFRRRNDPHGTVKLEISHKGETKTVEVSPKEYRRYTQAVRGDGGTTDEVIQELESRIED
- a CDS encoding alpha/beta fold hydrolase: MGSAPPIPATDWLPNDSETESLSLPDGRRLAYATYGDADGYPVLFCHGTPGSHVAARLLAAPARERGINLIAPDRPGIGNSEDAAVTFEDWPDDAANLLSHLDVDTAGAIGFSGGGPFALTCHRLPEIQRVALLGSSGPPSVGATGRVQQFVGALSRHAPWALGRLFRLQRWFALRRDPSYAVGFVAEETPETDALTADEVARVVRADMLTSMARGPSGIIREQRLLSQPWPFALEDISVPVTVFQGQNDANVAPATGTALAQQLPDASLERVDSDHLGTLTAAGDDALAAAQRRTRV
- a CDS encoding DUF4382 domain-containing protein, translating into MRRRRFIATGAGVGVGLFAGCSGSSDSGGSDGTSGDGTSDGGPTDEDAMTNDGGTVGTFRLLISDQPAAIGDFDSLDVSFSRARIFHAKGDEETDEGDDATETESTETATAEATGTETAEATETADDDDTEDETEAEGEDEEADGGDSGFEVRDLDGATVDLTEVVGDKAIGVLDGELEAGRYSKIELYAESVDGVVDGESVDVKIPSEKLQLTKPFEVVAGESVDFVFDINVVKKGNGGYNLLPVISESGVAGKDVDVAEVGNDGAEDGADDAEGDSDDTDDDEETEAETTEIDETDRDSVTESDQRGNETTAAE
- the hjc gene encoding Holliday junction resolvase Hjc, whose product is MANSNAKGDRRERELVNALDEAGFAVMRAPASGSATERELPDVLSGDGETFYAIEAKSSAGDPIYLTGEEVEALLFFARNFGAKPRIGVRFDREDWYFFHPADLHTTDGGNYRVKKEKALSDGTDFDEFVGNSEKVTLDEVGDDGPDQSVLDVLSAFKRGDLDKEEAATMLE